A window of the Lactuca sativa cultivar Salinas chromosome 5, Lsat_Salinas_v11, whole genome shotgun sequence genome harbors these coding sequences:
- the LOC111902356 gene encoding probable UDP-arabinopyranose mutase 2, whose product MASSVTPTPLLKDELDIVIPTIRNLDFLEMWRPFFQPYHLIIVQDGDPSKVIKVPEGFDYELYNRNDINRILGPKASCISFKDSACRCFGYMVSKKKYIFTIDDDCFVAKDPSGNDINALEQHIKNLLSPSTPFFFNTLYDPYREGADFVRGYPFSLREGVSTAVSHGLWLNIPDYDAPTQLVKPRERNTRFVDAVMTIPKGTLFPMCGMNLAFDRELIGPAMYFGLMGDGQPIGRYDDMWAGWCIKVICDHLGLGVKTGLPYIWHSKASNPFVNLKKEYKGIYWQEELIPFFQAATLPKECTTVQSCYKELSKQVKAKLGKIDDYFNKLADAMLTWIEAWDELNPSTSQKLSNGK is encoded by the exons ATGGCTTCCTCTGTAACCCCCACCCCCTTGTTGAAAGATGAACTCGATATTGTTATACCCACAATCAGAAACCTCGATTTCCTCGAGATGTGGAGGCCATTCTTCCAACCCTACCATTTGATTATCGTACAAGATGGTGATCCTTCAAAAGTCATCAAAGTACCTGAAGGTTTCGATTATGAACTCTACAATCGTAATGACATCAACAGAATTCTGGGACCTAAGGCTTCTTGCATATCCTTCAAAGATTCTGCTTGTCGTTGCTTTGGTTATATGGTCTCCAAGAAGAAGTATATCTTCACCATTGACGATGATTGCTTT GTTGCTAAAGATCCATCCGGAAATGACATCAATGCCCTTGAACAACACATCAAGAACCTATTATCTCCATCAACTCCATTTTTCTTCAACACCCTCTACGATCCATACAGGGAAGGTGCCGATTTCGTCCGTGGATATCCATTTAGTCTTCGCGAGGGGGTCTCAACCGCCGTTTCTCACGGCCTCTGGCTCAACATACCGGATTATGATGCCCCCACTCAACTCGTCAAGCCTCGTGAAAGGAACACTAG ATTTGTGGACGCGGTTATGACCATACCAAAGGGAACCCTCTTCCCGATGTGCGGAATGAATCTTGCTTTTGACCGTGAGCTGATCGGTCCGGCAATGTACTTCGGTCTCATGGGTGACGGTCAGCCAATCGGGCGCTACGACGACATGTGGGCTGGTTGGTGCATCAAG GTGATCTGCGACCACCTAGGGTTAGGTGTGAAGACAGGGTTACCATACATATGGCACAGTAAGGCTAGCAACCCGTTTGTGAACTTGAAGAAGGAATACAAAGGAATCTACTGGCAAGAGGAGTTGATCCCATTTTTCCAAGCTGCCACCCTGCCAAAAGAATGCACAACAgttcagagttgctacaaggaGCTTTCAAAACAGGTGAAGGCTAAACTCGGGAAGATTGATGACTATTTCAACAAGTTAGCTGATGCCATGCTCACATGGATTGAAGCATGGGATGAGCTCAACCCTTCTACTTCTCAGAAGCTTTCTAATGGGAAATAG